From a single Alkalihalophilus pseudofirmus genomic region:
- the nfsA gene encoding oxygen-insensitive NADPH nitroreductase, which produces MKNEMTELLQSHRSIRAFTSEKVSKGMIEEIIESGRWAPTSHHVQAYSIVVVTDQQKKDTLSELCGSQKYVADCPVFFVICADYNRLKKASDKHGAPLEVRGIEQVLVGAVDAALVAENMLIAARSYGLGGVMIGGIRNLPDQVSELLDLPDYTFPVMGLCIGYPDQNPAQKPRLPKAGAVHYETYQHDQITSSLDQYDEEMKQYYSERTNGTRKTTWTEMMAAHHSTPKRAHLDQFLKNQGFLHSDTKD; this is translated from the coding sequence ATGAAAAATGAAATGACAGAGCTCTTGCAAAGCCACCGTTCGATTCGTGCCTTTACTAGTGAAAAAGTAAGTAAAGGGATGATAGAGGAAATCATCGAGTCCGGCAGGTGGGCGCCTACTTCCCATCACGTTCAAGCTTACAGTATTGTTGTCGTCACAGATCAGCAGAAAAAAGATACATTAAGTGAGCTGTGCGGCAGCCAGAAGTATGTCGCTGATTGCCCAGTATTTTTCGTCATTTGTGCAGATTATAACCGTCTAAAAAAGGCTAGCGACAAACATGGGGCTCCTCTTGAAGTTAGAGGCATCGAACAAGTTCTTGTAGGAGCAGTTGATGCAGCCCTTGTAGCTGAAAATATGCTTATTGCTGCAAGGTCCTATGGTCTTGGCGGAGTGATGATCGGCGGCATTCGAAACCTTCCGGACCAAGTAAGTGAGCTTCTCGATCTTCCTGATTATACATTTCCTGTAATGGGATTATGTATCGGTTATCCTGATCAAAACCCTGCTCAAAAGCCACGGCTGCCAAAGGCTGGTGCTGTTCATTATGAGACCTATCAACACGATCAAATCACATCATCTCTTGATCAATATGATGAAGAAATGAAGCAATATTATTCAGAGCGGACAAACGGAACAAGGAAAACTACGTGGACTGAGATGATGGCAGCTCACCACTCTACACCAAAGCGTGCACATCTCGACCAGTTTCTAAAAAATCAAGGATTTTTACATTCTGACACAAAAGATTGA
- a CDS encoding pyridoxal phosphate-dependent aminotransferase translates to MKTFESSRAMERLPSQFFAKLVKKVNEVKRHSDDVINLGQGNPDQPTPAHIVEKLKEAADNPMHHKYAPFAGHTFLKEAVAEYYHREYGVEIDAQTEVAVLGGAKTGLIELSQCLLDPEDLALVPDPGYPDYWSGVELAGAKMHMMPLLQELDFHPDFTTLKEETLEQAKLMFLNYPNNPTGAIATPALFQDAIELGQKHDLCIVHDFAYGAIGFEGKKPLSFLQLKGAKDVGVEVMTLSKTYNMAGWRVGFVVGNKSVVSAIEKLQDHLFCSIFGGIQEAAAHALLSEQQCVEDLVATYEARRNVLVEAAHKAGWEAEAPLGSFFAWFPVPKDYTSEEFADILLKEARVVVAPGVGFGKYGEGYVRIGLLADEDTLREAMERIGALRLFDK, encoded by the coding sequence ATGAAAACATTTGAATCATCTAGAGCTATGGAGAGGCTCCCAAGTCAATTTTTTGCAAAACTCGTTAAAAAGGTGAATGAAGTGAAGAGACATAGTGATGATGTGATTAATCTCGGGCAAGGCAATCCGGATCAGCCGACACCTGCACATATCGTTGAGAAATTAAAAGAAGCAGCTGACAATCCAATGCATCATAAATATGCTCCTTTTGCAGGCCATACGTTTCTAAAGGAAGCTGTCGCTGAATATTACCATCGTGAATACGGAGTAGAAATAGATGCACAAACAGAAGTGGCTGTACTGGGCGGGGCTAAAACAGGTCTAATTGAGCTTAGTCAGTGCTTGTTAGATCCTGAAGATCTTGCCCTCGTACCAGATCCTGGATACCCTGATTACTGGTCAGGGGTTGAGCTTGCCGGAGCAAAGATGCACATGATGCCTCTGTTACAAGAATTGGATTTTCATCCCGACTTTACAACACTTAAAGAAGAAACACTTGAACAGGCTAAATTAATGTTCTTGAATTACCCTAATAACCCAACTGGCGCGATTGCTACACCAGCTTTGTTTCAAGATGCAATTGAACTTGGCCAAAAGCATGATCTATGTATTGTTCATGATTTTGCTTATGGGGCGATTGGTTTTGAAGGAAAGAAACCTCTTAGCTTCTTGCAATTAAAAGGAGCAAAAGATGTTGGTGTAGAAGTGATGACGTTATCCAAAACATACAATATGGCAGGTTGGAGAGTCGGGTTTGTTGTTGGAAACAAAAGCGTGGTGAGTGCAATTGAAAAGCTTCAGGATCACTTATTTTGCAGTATTTTTGGAGGGATTCAAGAAGCGGCTGCTCATGCGCTCTTATCAGAGCAACAGTGTGTAGAGGATCTTGTAGCCACATATGAGGCCCGCCGTAACGTACTAGTTGAAGCAGCACATAAAGCAGGGTGGGAAGCAGAAGCGCCGCTTGGTTCGTTCTTTGCATGGTTCCCTGTCCCAAAAGACTATACATCAGAAGAATTTGCCGATATTCTTCTTAAAGAAGCAAGAGTTGTGGTCGCTCCTGGGGTCGGGTTTGGTAAATACGGAGAAGGATATGTTCGCATAGGGCTGCTTGCAGATGAAGACACATTAAGAGAGGCAATGGAGCGTATCGGGGCTCTTCGGCTCTTTGACAAATAA
- a CDS encoding manganese catalase family protein — MFTRYNRLAIELPKPKAPDANAAAAVQELLGGKFGEMSTLNNYLFQSFNFRNKKKLKPFFDLVASITAEELGHVELVSNTINLMIEGTTFPGDPNIAPMQAATDKRNTAHFIQTAQTSYPMDSMGGSWRGDYVFNSGNLILDLLHNFFLECGARTHKMRVYEMTSNPVAREMIGYLLVRGGVHVVAYAKAIEIATGVDVTKMLPIPNLDNAAFETTRKFEAEGVHRKLYTWSATDYRDIDKIWKGNHPLQGGQLEVIVGAPAGAPMPDLEEIPEEFAPGISKEDFDEIVKRLQRSAGI, encoded by the coding sequence TTGTTTACTCGCTATAATCGCTTAGCTATTGAACTCCCTAAGCCAAAGGCTCCTGATGCCAATGCCGCTGCTGCTGTACAGGAACTTCTTGGCGGGAAATTTGGGGAGATGTCGACGTTAAATAACTACTTATTTCAGTCATTTAACTTCCGGAACAAAAAGAAGCTGAAACCGTTTTTTGATTTAGTCGCTAGTATTACAGCTGAAGAGCTTGGTCATGTTGAACTGGTCTCAAACACGATTAACTTAATGATTGAAGGGACGACATTCCCAGGAGACCCGAATATTGCACCGATGCAGGCAGCTACTGACAAGCGGAATACAGCCCATTTTATTCAAACGGCACAAACGTCTTACCCAATGGACTCAATGGGAGGATCGTGGAGAGGAGACTATGTTTTTAACAGCGGCAACTTAATCCTTGATTTATTACACAATTTCTTCTTAGAGTGCGGAGCGAGAACACATAAGATGCGTGTATATGAAATGACAAGCAACCCAGTAGCTCGTGAGATGATTGGGTATTTACTTGTGCGCGGCGGAGTTCATGTTGTGGCTTATGCAAAAGCAATTGAAATTGCAACAGGTGTTGATGTAACAAAGATGCTTCCGATTCCAAACTTGGATAATGCGGCGTTTGAGACAACAAGGAAATTCGAAGCTGAAGGCGTGCACCGTAAATTATATACATGGAGTGCCACAGATTACAGAGATATAGATAAGATCTGGAAAGGAAATCACCCACTGCAGGGAGGCCAGCTCGAAGTGATCGTAGGGGCCCCAGCCGGAGCACCAATGCCTGACTTAGAAGAAATTCCTGAGGAGTTTGCACCTGGGATCTCTAAGGAAGATTTTGATGAAATTGTCAAACGTCTTCAACGTTCTGCTGGTATATGA
- a CDS encoding tartrate dehydrogenase encodes MKQIKLAVIPGDGVGVEIMPYATKVLDAVADLHGGLKFEHEWYPYSCEYYLEHGEMMPKDGLDQLSQHDAVFLGAVGNPKLVADHISLWGLLINIRRGFKQTLNIRHAKQLRGIQPMVTNPGGFDLIVVRENSEGEYSEVGGRIHSGEDELVVQNAVFTRKATERAMRYAFDLAKTRKGHVTSATKSNGIVFSMPFWDEVFEQVGQDYPDIEKRTAHIDALSAFLVSKPAEFDVIVASNLFGDILTDISAAVMGSIGIGPAANLNVDGTHPSMFEPVHGSAPDIVGRGIANPIGQIWTGKMMLDHFGESELADQLLTIVEDVTESGMKTPDVGGNATTGEVSEEIISRIKQLT; translated from the coding sequence ATGAAACAGATAAAATTAGCAGTCATCCCAGGAGACGGGGTTGGCGTTGAAATTATGCCGTACGCAACAAAGGTACTAGATGCAGTAGCAGACTTGCACGGAGGTCTGAAATTTGAGCATGAGTGGTATCCATACAGCTGTGAGTATTATCTTGAGCATGGCGAGATGATGCCAAAAGATGGACTAGACCAGCTTAGCCAGCATGATGCTGTCTTTTTAGGAGCAGTAGGAAATCCAAAGCTTGTTGCGGACCATATCTCTTTATGGGGGCTACTAATCAATATCCGCAGGGGCTTTAAACAAACATTAAATATTAGACATGCTAAACAATTAAGAGGCATTCAACCGATGGTCACTAATCCTGGCGGGTTTGATCTTATTGTTGTTCGTGAAAATAGTGAGGGTGAATATAGTGAAGTAGGCGGCCGTATCCATTCTGGTGAAGATGAGCTTGTTGTCCAAAATGCAGTTTTTACGAGAAAAGCAACAGAACGCGCGATGCGTTATGCCTTTGATTTAGCTAAAACTAGAAAAGGTCATGTCACAAGTGCCACAAAGTCAAATGGAATTGTATTCTCTATGCCGTTTTGGGATGAAGTATTTGAACAAGTAGGACAAGACTATCCGGACATTGAAAAACGTACAGCTCACATCGATGCCTTATCTGCGTTCCTTGTATCTAAACCAGCAGAATTTGATGTGATTGTGGCGAGTAACTTATTTGGCGATATCTTAACTGATATTAGTGCAGCAGTCATGGGGAGTATTGGAATCGGCCCTGCTGCCAACTTAAATGTAGACGGTACACATCCTTCCATGTTTGAGCCTGTACATGGCTCTGCCCCTGATATCGTTGGGCGTGGAATTGCTAACCCAATCGGTCAAATTTGGACGGGGAAAATGATGCTTGATCACTTTGGAGAAAGCGAGCTTGCTGATCAGCTGCTCACCATTGTGGAAGATGTAACGGAATCGGGTATGAAAACCCCTGATGTGGGCGGCAATGCGACAACAGGCGAAGTCAGTGAAGAAATCATTTCACGGATTAAACAACTTACTTAA
- a CDS encoding fumarylacetoacetate hydrolase family protein codes for MNEVKNIFCIGRNYAKHAVELGNEVPEAPILFTKPTHALTYAIGEDITFPADKGEIHHELEIILHIDKPVKKGDRLEDVVSDISLGIDFTLRDVQSELKKKGQPWDRAKGFPNAAVTTERFPFPGIEACRKETFSLLKNGEVAQEGTINEMMFDFQAIIDECQEVFGLGAGDLIYSGTPEGVGPIKDGDQFEFFWGSERIGSFIVSMK; via the coding sequence ATGAATGAAGTGAAAAATATCTTTTGTATCGGCCGTAATTATGCCAAGCATGCGGTCGAATTAGGAAATGAAGTGCCGGAAGCTCCAATTCTTTTTACAAAGCCGACACATGCCCTTACTTATGCTATAGGAGAAGACATTACGTTTCCGGCTGATAAAGGGGAGATTCACCATGAACTAGAAATTATTCTACATATCGACAAGCCTGTAAAAAAAGGTGACCGCTTAGAAGATGTAGTAAGTGATATTTCACTTGGGATTGATTTCACATTAAGAGATGTGCAAAGTGAACTTAAGAAAAAAGGTCAGCCATGGGACAGAGCGAAAGGGTTCCCTAATGCAGCGGTCACGACAGAACGCTTTCCTTTCCCAGGCATAGAAGCATGCCGCAAAGAAACATTCTCACTTCTTAAAAACGGCGAAGTGGCTCAAGAAGGAACAATTAACGAGATGATGTTTGATTTTCAAGCGATTATCGATGAATGCCAGGAAGTGTTTGGATTAGGTGCAGGGGATTTAATCTACTCTGGTACACCAGAAGGAGTCGGTCCTATTAAAGATGGAGATCAATTCGAGTTTTTCTGGGGTAGCGAACGCATCGGAAGCTTTATTGTATCAATGAAATAA
- a CDS encoding class I SAM-dependent methyltransferase — translation MKQTDIIPFYGGTHPELFEIERRCMDREGKVIDELQQLLPNGLILDIGAGNGFTAEKLQTTQRTIIGMEPDELMIDRTKQVIFTKGCAQDIPFHTHTFDAAYSTWAFFFEGITDLDKGIAEMKRVVKKGGPLIIVDNYGEDEFCALSERPITSSTNYWIKRGFDYHVIETAFIFDHVEEARKLLGFYFGDPGKAVEKTRFEYKVAVYTALND, via the coding sequence ATGAAACAAACTGATATTATTCCTTTTTACGGGGGCACCCACCCTGAATTATTTGAGATTGAACGCCGGTGTATGGACCGGGAGGGGAAAGTAATAGATGAACTACAACAACTGCTGCCTAATGGATTGATTCTTGACATAGGAGCAGGAAATGGATTTACAGCAGAAAAGCTGCAAACCACTCAACGTACGATTATTGGAATGGAGCCCGATGAGTTAATGATTGACCGCACAAAGCAAGTGATTTTTACAAAAGGGTGCGCTCAAGATATTCCTTTTCACACGCATACATTTGATGCCGCCTATTCCACTTGGGCCTTCTTCTTTGAAGGAATTACTGACCTTGATAAAGGGATAGCCGAAATGAAGCGGGTAGTTAAAAAAGGCGGGCCATTGATAATCGTTGACAATTACGGGGAAGATGAGTTTTGTGCGCTCTCAGAACGTCCGATTACGAGCAGCACAAATTACTGGATTAAGCGCGGTTTTGATTATCACGTAATTGAGACAGCTTTTATCTTTGATCATGTGGAAGAAGCACGTAAGCTGTTAGGCTTTTATTTTGGAGACCCGGGAAAGGCTGTGGAGAAAACTCGATTCGAATACAAAGTGGCCGTTTATACAGCTTTGAATGATTAA